Proteins encoded within one genomic window of Lynx canadensis isolate LIC74 chromosome B2, mLynCan4.pri.v2, whole genome shotgun sequence:
- the ARG1 gene encoding arginase-1: MSSKSKSIGIIGVPFSKGQPRGGVEEGPTVLRQAGLLEKLKEQGCDVKDYGDLPFVDVPNDPPFEIVKNPRSVGKANEQLAGVVAEVKKNGRTSLVLGGDHSMAIGSISGHARVHPDLCVIWVDAHTDINTPLTTTSGNLHGQPVSFLLKELKGKIPDVPGFSWVTPCISAKDIVYIGLRDVDPGEHYILKTLGIKYFSMTEVDKLGIGKVMEEALSYLLGRKKRPIHLSFDVDGLDPSFTPATGTPVPGGLTYREGLYITEEIYKTGLLSGLDIMEVNPSLGKTPEEVTRTVNTAVTVTLACFGVAREGNHKPIDYLNPPK, from the exons ATGAGTTCCAAGTCAAAATCCATTGGGATCATCGGAGTGCCTTTCTCAAAGGGCCAG CCACGAGGAGGCGTGGAAGAAGGCCCTACCGTATTGAGACAGGCTGGCCTGCTTGAGAAACTTAAAGAACAAG GGTGTGATGTGAAAGATTACGGGGACCTGCCCTTTGTTGACGTCCCTAATGATCCTCCCTTTGAAATTGTGAAGAATCCAAGGTCTGTGGGAAAAGCGAATGAGCAGCTGGCTGGTGTGGTGGCAGAGGTGAAGAAGAATGGAAGGACCAGCCTGGTGCTGGGCGGAGACCACAG TATGGCGATTGGAAGCATCTCTGGCCATGCCAGGGTCCACCCAGATCTCTGCGTCATTTGGGTGGATGCTCACACTGATATCAACACTCCACTGACAACCACAAGTGGGAACTTGCACGGACAACCTGTGTCTTTCCTCCTGAAGGAACTAAAAGGAAAG ATCCCTGATGTACCAGGATTCTCGTGGGTGACTCCCTGCATATCCGCCAAAGATATTGTGTATATTGGCCTGAGAGACGTGGATCCTGGGGAACA CTATATTTTGAAAACTCTGGGTATTAAGTATTTTTCAATGACTGAAGTGGATAAACTGGGCATTGGCAAGGTGATGGAAGAAGCACTCAGCTACCTACTAGGAAG aaagaaaaggccaatTCATTTGAGCTTCGATGTTGATGGACTGGACCCATCCTTCACACCAGCTACTGGCACACCAGTCCCGGGAGGTCTGACTTACAGAGAAGGTCTCTACATTACAGAAGAAATTTACAAAACAG GGCTACTCTCAGGATTAGATATAATGGAAGTGAACCCATCTCTGGGGAAAACACCGGAAGAAGTAACTCGAACAGTGAACACAGCAGTAACAGTAACCTTGGCTTGCTTTGGAGTTGCTCGGGAGGGTAATCATAAGCCTATTGACTACCTTAACCCACCTAAGTAA